One Anguilla rostrata isolate EN2019 chromosome 15, ASM1855537v3, whole genome shotgun sequence genomic window, CTCAGGCGCTGTCAGTGTCTGGCTGTATTCTAACATCAGATGGGTGGTTTCAGGTGGCTGGTCATCGCTGTAGGGCTGGTGCGCGCATATCTCGCCAAAGGCAGTTTCCATGGCTTGTACTACTCCATAGAAAAGCCTCTGAAATTCTTCCAGACTGGAGCCGTTCTGGAGGTGAGTCCTGATGGCCCATGGCTATGCTTTGTGGCTTAACCACACTCAGAACACACAAATATGATAAGAGCTCTCAAGCCTATGATCCATTTAATTagtgaatacattttctgtgactcATCTTGTATCAAACTGTGTTTGGTATGCCTGTAAGAAGAAAATCTGTGGTGCACagtgaatttatttatgtttggaAACCACTGTGAAGATGTAGTATAAGATATAGTATAAATTATAtcttggcctggattcagtccaGATTTGTCCGTAACTGTAACTTATAAATACAGGTATTTGTCACAAACAGAGtgccaaaaaaagtaatatttattgCAAGTCAGTGTTAAGGTGAATTATTGGTTGAGTCCAATGCTTTTGTGTATCATAAAAGATATAATTTTTTACTTTAGGTTTTGTTGCACATAATGAGTTGTGAGTGTCAGCTTTAGTGAATCAGTCAGAATCACTGTCATGGACATTTTGTATGAATTTGGTCAGCCGCTAAAATCTGGGTTCAAGAAGCCATATTTTGCCAAGGTGTGTGCTAGTGTTATTTTCCCAGAAGGACACGCAGAACTTTGAATCCtaatttttacattatatttcagttaaagtgctttctcctctccttttctctgcaGATATTGCACTGTGCCATTGGTAAGTttggtttcatttcatattAGTTACAGAAGAATATGAAACTGCACACCAGTATACAATTTTGCACCTACTGCCATGTGAAAGACTCTTCTGTCAGTGAGTCAGTTAGTGCTAATTTTATGAGAGACTGAAATTCCCTTGTTTTAGGGAACCATTCACACCTGATTTACAGAGATTGAAGGATAAATCTGACTGTTTTGATATTCAGACAATCTCCAGTTGCATACTGACACATTTCACCACCTGCTGCCCAGCTGTTCTTGGGATATGTTGTGTTTTGGTTCAGCCACGCGTTCCTGTAACATATGCTTGTTTTTGGATGCATCTGGGTGTTCCTGTGCTTCTGGCAGGCATTGTGCCCTCGTCTGTGGTCCTGACGGGGTTCCAGGTGATGTCCCGTGTGTTCCTCACTTGGGCTGTGACTCACAGCGTGAGAGAGGTGAGCGACACATGTCACACAGGAGCATGCTACTTCCTCAGTATGCGTTGATCTGTCTTTTAATCTCTGCAGAAGCGGCTTTGCTTAAGGTACTCCTAGCAGAAACTAGAAAGATTTGAACATCTTTACTTTTACTTTGTGTGCACCTGCAGCAGTATTAATCTTCAAAATTATCCTTAAATTAGTCTAGTTGCTTTTGTTCTGTATTTGCTGTGGCAAGGACAAATGGTAGTTGTATACTCATCTGGCTAAAATGGTTCTGTAAAACCTCTTCCAAAGGAATTGTTTCTGAGAGACAGTGTTGTGAATATCTGTTTCCCTTCTCATTCTGACTCACTGCATTATTCTTTTGTCAGGTTCAGAATGAGGACAGTGTTCTCCTCTTTGTGGTTGCCTGGACCATGACCGAGATCGTTCGTTACTCCTTCTATACCTTCACCCTGCTCAACCACCTGCCATACCTCATCAAGTGGGCCAGGTAGGGCCGTCCAGCTGGCTTTACACATGGAGTCTGAAGAGCACCTGAATGCTAAATGGGTCAAGATGATGCCATAAGGAAGCTCATGATTAGCTTGCAGTTAGGGTTAGACAATATTTTGGATGTTCACACAAGTTACTGATGTTCTGCAGATGTACAGTGGCTGGTATAGGGACATTTGAAGGTTCTAAAGCGggaatattcattttttgtagAATAATTAGACAATATACTCCCATAGAACCTCCAGAGGCAAAATGTTGCTGTACAAGCTGTTTTGGGGTTTCATGAAGTGTATTTTCCTACTTGTGACCACAAGCTCCTGAGTGCCCATTAACCAGACataaagccagcaggtcatcagaaacctCTGTAAACATCTGAAAGgtatttcatttcacacactgTTTGGACTAATCTAAAACATACactaaatctgaaataatatttaaaaattgcagAAAGAGACCTGTCCCTTTAACTGTGGATGGAATTTATGAATGAAGGGTCACATGTAATGAGAAAATGAAGCCTCAAAATTTAGCCGGCAGTCAACTATATCCGGTGGCCGTGCCAGAAATTTTTCCCTGGAGGTGCTAAGGGGGAGGTAACTCAATACATGGAGGTgctgatcattttttaaaattgcataaTTGTAAGAAAGTGCTTGGGGGAGCTGTGCCGGCACTATGCAGACTTATACCCAGGCACAGGTGTATTTTAGCCTCACCTTGTGTGCTTGAGCAGGTACACGCTCTTCATTGTGCTGTACCCCATGGGTGTGTCGGGTGAGCTGCTGACCATCCACGCGGCCCTCCCCTACGTCAAGAAGACTGGCCTCTACTCCGTTACACTGCCCAACAATTACAACTTCTCCTTCAGCTACCACACCTTCCTCATCATCACTATGGTTGCGTACATCCCCCGTAAGTACCCGGCAATCACATTTATGCTgcaaattaatcattttattatattttattatgtatttattatactgCTTGTATTTAACACCAGGCAGCATGGTAAAGTTAAGTTCACATAAGGACTCCTTACATGTAAGCGGCCAATTGTAGTGATTTTCAACGGGTGGCACATGCAACTACCACATGCACTGTGCTCACCTTTCATTCAATGAGGTTTCTTGCAGTGCTGAAAATTAAGTAGAGAGACTATTGTGTGGAAAAGCTAGTCATATGACTTGTCGTGCCTGATTTGAGAATAACAATGTTATGAACAATGTTCATTAAATCATATGGTGCATAGGATGAAACTATCCTTTTCGGTGTATGTTACCCACAGTGACTTAGAAAGGGCACATTATGTGATTTTGGTTGGTTAGAGAAGGATATCTCATAAACAGAGGAGGCCTTGAGCTGTTGAAATGAGTGCTGATGTGCTGCACTTGTCACTTCCTGCCCAGTCTTTCCACAGCTCTACTTCCACATGTTGTGGCAGAGGCGAAAGGTCCTGGGCCATGTGGAGGACCGCAGTAAAGCGGAATAAATGCTGCACAGATCAGACTTTGACAGGGAATTAAAACAGCCCCAACAAACCCCGCCTGTCTGCTCATGGAAGACACCCTGTTCAAAATAGGCTGACTTTGGAATACAGTGGAAATTTCAAAGGACTACTGTGTGGAATTCTGCCTTTGTCGAAAACAGttaagtaaaaaatgtttttgttttcctgaaaggtgttttctctgtgaaaaagattttttaaatggtatatttaaaaaaatcattcaaaggCAGGATTCCTTTATTGGTTATGATTTTGGATATAATTCTACACGCCAATATGATATTGTAGGTGAGAGATTGTTGCATTTATGCAACAGCAACTCATGTaacatgtacatgtaaaaaataaccACTGTCCTTTGTTGATACATGGCACTTTTCTCAACAAGAGCTGCTATGTCATTTGAGGTCTTCTCAATTTACCAGGGAAATTATATCCATTAAGAATGGGAAGCATTTCCAGTAAGGCAGAATTTGTTTGGGGAAAGAATTCATGAACATAATGGATTGACTCTGTGCTGTCAAATGGTGACtgttttaaccaatcaaaagattTTGCTATCCGTAGCAAAACACCatgcttttttgtaaaaatcaCCATGATTGTTCAAGCCAGTGAGCCACTGATGACATCAGCTCTACATATTTCATGGTAATGAAGCCAACATTTCCTTCACTAATAGCATTGTACCTTTGCTTTGTGTATTACATTTTCAAGAGTACTCTTTAGTAGAACCCAATTAATATTTGAACCAGTCACCCTGATTGCTGAAAAAACTCTCAGTTCATAGTCCAGGCTCTTTGTTATGATTGTCAGAAGCAATGTTTTCTGATTGTGGTCTCAGTGTAGTGTCACAGTTTTGATTTGCGTGCCAAAATTCAGAGTGTTGACCATGTGTTGTGATTGAAAATGAGTTTGTAATGTTGTATAATTTGATACATAAGGGGTCAGTTGGTATAATTTATAACTTAATGGATCATTCAGCTAGCAGGACCACACAAAGTATGAATTCATTTAACAGTTCATGCTactgttaaaggcatactatgcaggatctCTTTAGCCTtcctgtggtcctgtgtttacaatcaataaagtctcctccatcttcaaccccaTCCACTCATTCATCTTGAGTGCCAGACGCCATCTAGCTAACCTAACATATCTAGCTGGATAGCTGGAGGTAACGTTATTTGTAAGACTAACAGACATTCTATGAAAGTGCGtgaagacagagattgccagtgcatagttatgactgagcatggttattctaaatattttcaaggtaaaattCCTGTGTAGTATGCCTTTAACCGAGCATGAACTTGAATCCTTTTCATAATGCTTACCAAGCACAGTGTCTGTGGCTGGACCTCCTGTGAAATTTAATGAACATCAGTGAAGatgattctgattctgacaTGGTGGGCATCATGCAGAGAGCCCCCAAAGCCCCAGACACAAGGagggtaattttttttccatcaatgaattaaatataataatttattttggggCAACACAAAGATGATGTGAAGACACGCAGAATTGTTAATCCGTAAGTATAAGTACAGACTCATTCTGCACCTAGTTAACAGCCTGCTTGCTCAGCATTCATTAGTCATTCCTGCTGCTCCGATGCACCTACTTATGATGGACTTGAGGGACAACCCGGGCCCTGCTTATCTTTTTCCTCATTCGTCACGTTTGTAACTTCTCTGACGTTGCAGGGCGATTTATGGGTCAACAGAGCAGTAACTATGTATTCATAAAATTATTGTGTAAATATTAATGTCTTCTCTTATTTATGACCTGTATTTAATAACCTGACAATCtatttaaacaatgaaataactttttttaaactgaatgagCACTAGTGTCCAGTGTTTCCTTAAAACATTTagcaggctttaaaaaaaaataaaagcacagatgCAGGCTTAAAACTGACACTGTATTAGTTGGTAATCCAGCCAAAGCCAGTGAGTTTCTTTGTTGTAATAGTGATTcagtcaaaaaacaaaaacaaaaaacttgagAACAGAGTAGGTAGTTCACCTCTGACTTACTCTATTTCTTTTAGTCCTTCTTGCTGTTTAATGGACAATGATTGGAGTTTAACAGAGGCTTCTCAGTTACAGTCCTaagcaaattacatttattacgaCATCATTATTTAAGCATGTGAAGTCCTGATTTCAATGCTCTGTGTCCTTCCCCTGAGAAGTACGAGGGCTTCGTGTGAACTAGAGCCTGTAATGAAAATAGTTTCCTCTGCTTGCTTCCTCCCCATCAGAGAGCaaatatgtgacattttgcAGATGCCGTTGAAGTGTTGagcttttacacactgcatgGGACCATCTCCAGAGTATGAGACCAGTCTTTGTATAATaaaatctatatatttatatttatattctatTTATATATTGCTGTTATGAAATATATGATACTCGTACTAAactaaaaatggcaaaacaaaatgttttctgtgtttatttatgtatttatttttatacagggCTCTCTCCACTATTCCattcatacataaatacagagtgtAAACATACCTCAACTTTATCCAAaagtttcaaaatgaatatgtgaaaatactgtatattaccACTACAGGCAATGCAATTTTAATACatggaatgcattttttattgccTGACGATGTCATCTGTCTTCATAAGGTGTAGAATATagcaaacagcacagacaggcactaTCTACAGAAACATTTATGCATAGACCTATTTGTCTAATATCGATCAAGCTTGTGCTTAGTGCAAGCAagctaatattttaaaacagcagacaaaatataaaaatttaaaatacagtttagtAACGAAATAGTAAATGAGCTGTCAATGATCGGAAcaagtaaaataatgtttagGAATAAGCAGTAGACGTCACTGCACTCCAGACTAAAGTGACTACGAGTCGATTCTGACTCCCTGGTGGGTGGTCTATGTAGAAAATGCATGCAGAAACACTATTGTACGCGTAGTCAATAACAATATCTTTAGCGGCAAAGTAGATCTGCATGTGTCGGGTGTCTCTTcctcgtttttatttttattgattcattCAGACCTTGAATAAATCGTCTGCAGCAGGTACCGTCACCGATAATCTGTAAACTGACGCGAAACTGTCGTGCTGAAAAACGTGCGGCTTCGAAGTGCTTTACGGCTCCCATGCCGCTGTGTCTCCGTCGTCCTTGCGGCATGTTAACAGCGTAAGAGTAGCTGGTATGTCGTGCTCAGTAGGTAAACTTTCTTGCCACTATTTGTGTCAGAATCTGGAAAAAGTTTAATATGGTTATGCCTGTTCTCATAAGACCGCCATGATGCAGGCTGTCACGCCGTGATTCATTTTGTTCGATTGGTTTAAGGTTG contains:
- the LOC135240463 gene encoding very-long-chain (3R)-3-hydroxyacyl-CoA dehydratase 2-like is translated as MKERARQRSVCESAVMSAPTSMRASKAGHNDVGHRRKREPAGALATAYLVIYNVVMTAGWLVIAVGLVRAYLAKGSFHGLYYSIEKPLKFFQTGAVLEILHCAIGIVPSSVVLTGFQVMSRVFLTWAVTHSVREVQNEDSVLLFVVAWTMTEIVRYSFYTFTLLNHLPYLIKWARYTLFIVLYPMGVSGELLTIHAALPYVKKTGLYSVTLPNNYNFSFSYHTFLIITMVAYIPLFPQLYFHMLWQRRKVLGHVEDRSKAE